The window GGGACGAGGCCGCGCAGGCCCGGATTCGAGATCTGGCCGCGGATGTCATGGTCGTGGTGGCCTACGGGCAAATCCTTCCGGCCAGCCTGCTCAACGCGGCGCGCCTGGGGACGCTCAACGTCCATGCCTCGTTGTTACCGCGCCATCGTGGCCCGGCGCCAATCGAATGGTCCATTCTCAGCGGCGATCACGAGACCGGCGTCACCATCATGCAGATGGATGCCGGCGTCGACACCGGGCCGATCCTGGCGCAGGCCCGGCTGCCGCTCGCGCCAGAGGCGACGGCGGGCCCGCTCGAAGGCGAGCTGGCCAATCTCGGTGCGCGGCTCATGGTGCAGACCCTCGACGGTCTCGCCCACGGGCGCATCATGCCGGTAGCGCAGCCCGCGGAGGGGGCGACGCATGCCCCGCGTCTGCGGTCGGAGGATGGCAAGCTTGACCCTGCGACCATGTCCGCCGAGGAAATCGACCGGCGCGTGCGCGCCTTGAGCGAGCGGCTGGGCTGCTGGATCACGCTCAAGGGCACCGAGGTGAAGGTGATCCGCGGCCATCTCGATGGCGTCGCGCGGGACGGTATCGAGGTTCCCACGACCGACGGACGATACGTTCTCGATGAGGTCCAGCCGGCGGGTGGGCGTCGGATGTCGGCGGTCGCTTGGGCGCGGGGGCGGCGCTAGTGGGGAAGAAGAAGCGCGACGCCGACCCGACGATCGCCAGCAACCGCGCCGCCTATCACAACTACTTCATCCTGGAATCGGTCGAGGCCGGGATCCAGTTGCTCGGCACCGAGATCAAGTCGCTGCGCGAGGGCGGGGCGAACCTGCGCGAGGGCTATGTCCGCATCGGGGAAGGCGAGTCGTTCCTGGTCAACGTGCACATCAGTCCCTACGAGCGCGGGCACAGCAGCAACCACGAGGCGAAGCGGGAGCGCAAGCTGCTGCTCCACCGTGCCGAGATCATCCGCCTGGGCATCACGGTCAAGCAGAAGGGGCTGACCCTCGTGCCCCTGCGCCTCTACTGGAAGGGAAACCGCGTCAAGGTCGAAATCGGCCTGGCCAAGGGCAAGCGGCTTTACGACAAGCGGGAGGCGATTTCGGCACGAGATGCGAAACGCGAGATGGACCGCGCCGTGCGGACCCGAGCCTAGGCGCCCACGCCGCCGGAGATGTTGCAGTAGAGGTTCAGGACCTGGTTGCCCATGATCATCATGATGACGATGAGCACGACGACGACGAGGCAGAGGATCAGCGAGTACTCCACGAGCGACTGACCCGCCTTCTCGTCAGCCGTCTTGGGAACACGCCAAAGCGT of the Candidatus Dormiibacterota bacterium genome contains:
- the fmt gene encoding methionyl-tRNA formyltransferase — protein: MFAGTATFGQPTLTALREAGHEITLVVTQPDRVAGRGLQVMPSGIKQLAQEVGLEVFQPERIRDEAAQARIRDLAADVMVVVAYGQILPASLLNAARLGTLNVHASLLPRHRGPAPIEWSILSGDHETGVTIMQMDAGVDTGPILAQARLPLAPEATAGPLEGELANLGARLMVQTLDGLAHGRIMPVAQPAEGATHAPRLRSEDGKLDPATMSAEEIDRRVRALSERLGCWITLKGTEVKVIRGHLDGVARDGIEVPTTDGRYVLDEVQPAGGRRMSAVAWARGRR
- the smpB gene encoding SsrA-binding protein SmpB, whose protein sequence is MGKKKRDADPTIASNRAAYHNYFILESVEAGIQLLGTEIKSLREGGANLREGYVRIGEGESFLVNVHISPYERGHSSNHEAKRERKLLLHRAEIIRLGITVKQKGLTLVPLRLYWKGNRVKVEIGLAKGKRLYDKREAISARDAKREMDRAVRTRA
- a CDS encoding Flp family type IVb pilin yields the protein MTTLWRVPKTADEKAGQSLVEYSLILCLVVVVLIVIMMIMGNQVLNLYCNISGGVGA